A window of the Dictyostelium discoideum AX4 chromosome 4 chromosome, whole genome shotgun sequence genome harbors these coding sequences:
- a CDS encoding CHR group protein (Similar to CHRomatin Organization MOdifier), translating into MSNNNYNYNNNNNNNNNGYGVPPILNQYQPQSLYTPPPLQQQTPPNMQSPFSTTPGMGINSMLGSGFGNSNSNNNNNNNNNNNNINNNNNNNNMVNTITSPLFNPLPPTQSNSMFSQPTLQPLQSFQPLQTLQTLQPLQQQLHQTTQIPNNNINNFNNNNSNINYNNNSNSGNNNNNNNNNNNIFNQTIPNNNSNNNNNNNNINNNNNGLKKDISNFKGNESSSSESSSESSSSEEESESQEDTPNKQRNKVLTQQLASESEEELQPVNKKKSTMVKKVDSDFESEEDVEEEQSGKDNDSDYEPSESEEQSEEDYESDTDDDDVYTKKKRGGGGRKQTASTTTTTTRSGRQAKRITYSESDSEESESDSDYEPNKKKKKQTNGRKRKGNNFQKENWTIPATRARRGKAAIDSEEESNGSDGDQFVNNVFSSSSSSDEDYSDNDKKNKKSKRTKRKNKTESDEESTITHLNLRTRGSGNIDFSIFNSDDEEGEDGSGGGGGSGSGLSTSETTNSSTAAATASSKPLIYEPADEDVIEKILDHRLKKDCSENEPEIFNVEDYEFLVKWKGWAYIHNTWDAYESLNNFKGNKKLQNYVKGILDNIQWRQEASKEDIEQADITKELMKQEIQDYTIVERVIAQREVAQSRDQIVNSTTAIDPSTGESTTTTTTTTASSSEYKSNIQYLVKWKVLAYSEVTWEYPEDIAEFQTEIDTFLIRQQNNQNAPMKANTISAKKRLDQGFTKLDTQPSWISAGTLRDYQMEGLNWLVHSWMNNTNVILADEMGLGKTIQTISFLSYLFNEQDIKGPFLVVVPLSTIENWQREFAKWAPAMNVIVYTGTGQSRDIIRLYEFYTTNRLGKKKLNFNVLLTTYDFILKDKNTLGTIKWEFLAVDEAHRLKNSESVLHEVLKLYNTTNRLLVTGTPLQNSLKELWNLLNFLMPNKFTSLKDFQDQYSDLKENDQIAQLHSVLKPHLLRRIKKDVEKSLPPKTERILRVDLSNVQKKYYKWILTKNFQELNKGKGEKTTLLNIMTELKKTCNHPYLYQNARDECELGAKDLLDSMIRASGKLVLLDKLLIRLKETGHRVLIFSQMVRMLDILADYLKGRSFQFQRLDGSMSREKRSQAMDRFNAVDSPDFCFLLSTKAGGLGINLSTADTVIIFDSDWNPQNDLQAEARAHRIGQKNHVNIYRLVSKSSVEEDILERAKQKMVLDHLVIQTMEKSQTAKSNTPNNSNVFNKEELEAILKFGAEELFKETGEEANPIEEMDIDEILSRAETREASDSTTAGEELLNSFRVANFSTTSKEEQQNATWEDIIPDADRQKAVQEEKDQLLLLGPRRRTETSSSTAPTRNISDPVVITARLKKDINQIYNKKEIKILIRSLKKFGTHKRCREILADADFQNKPLRPTEEICKEIIDAAEKAVRDNQDSDKIHLVYNGTDINATEFVQRIQDMEVLAELCQPWIKDYQQFRVTFPIRPVSWTIKWGPKEDAMLLMGIYKHGVSNWESIQKDTSLGFGDIIEIDNTAPLLDANGVPIPSNKLKGAALQRRVDSLLKSAKDISKTTNKKSSKQTKEKEEGEFKIPKKRGRKSKEIKEVSNNNHNNKETKENNNGDNNNNNNNNNSSNNRKRTTNNKYSDDDDDDDNDKDNDNDEDYMEEEEKKEKTKNTRTKKRIKSEELQKEILSPKKTSFGRLSVPPNKMGERSPSKSTTTTTTTTTSSSKSSRNSKHHSDDDDDDYRDKDSNSGRGRGRGRSSNSSSSSSSSSRNKNHESDEEDDKYYDKNLLRKCQQYLSPIKELLENFRSLSDSKVQISREEKVSKTKKYLLSLGKEISIILDEKKSANIKDLDSHLWYSASKYTASGGKELKSLYDKMKKSSSSNNDSSSSSSSRSSNSSSSNNSNSSSSSKPALKLIINKSKK; encoded by the exons atgagtaataataattataattataacaataataataataataataataatggatatGGGGTACCACCaatattgaatcaatatCAACCTCAATCATTGTATACACCACCTCcgttacaacaacaaacccCACCAAATATGCAATCTCCTTTTTCAACAACACCTGGTATGGGTATCAATTCAATGTTGGGTAGTGGTTTTggaaatagtaatagtaataataataataataataataataataataataatataaataataataataataataataatatggtAAATACAATTACATCTCCACTTTTCAACCCATTACCACCAAcacaatcaaattcaatgttTTCTCAACCAACACTTCAACCATTACAATCTTTTCAACCATTACAAACATTACAAACATTGCAACCATTACAGCAGCAATTACATCAAACCACTCAAATTCcaaataacaatataaataattttaacaacaataatagtaatattaattataataacaatagcaatagtggtaataataataataataataataataataataatatttttaatcaaacaatacccaataataatagtaataataataataataataataatattaataataataataatggtttaaaaaaagatatttcaaattttaaagggaatgaatcatcatcatcagaatcATCATCAGAATCATCAAGTTCAGAAGAAGAATCAGAGAGTCAAGAAGATACACCTAATAAACAAAGAAACAAAGTTTTAACACAACAATTAGCATCTGAATCAGAGGAAGAACTTCAACCagttaataaaaagaaatctacAATGGTTAAAAAAGTGGATTCAGATTTTGAAAGTGAAGAGGATGTCGAGGAGGAACAAAGTGGTAAAGATAATGATTCAGATTACGAACCAAGTGAATCAGAGGAACAATCAGAGGAAGATTATGAATCAGACACCGACGATGACGATGTATAtacaaagaaaaagagaggAGGAGGAGGAAGAAAACAAACTGcttcaactacaacaacaacaacaagatctGGTAGACAGGCAAAGAGAATAACATATTCAGAATCAGATTCAGAAGAATCAGAATCAGATTCAGATTATgaaccaaataaaaagaaaa aaaaacaaacaaatggtaggaaaagaaaaggaaataatttccaaaaagAGAATTGGACTATACCAGCAACAAGAGCACGTAGAGGTAAAGCAGCGATAGATTCAGAAGAAGAAAGTAATGGTAGTGATGGTGatcaatttgtaaataatgttTTCTCTTCATCAAGTTCAAGTGATGAAGATTAttctgataatgataaaaaaaataagaaatcaaaaagaacaaaga gaaaaaataaaacagaATCAGATGAAGAAAGTACAATAactcatttaaatttaagaacgcgtggtagtggtaatatagatttttcaatatttaatagtgatgatgaagaaggtgaagatggtagtggtggaggtggtggtagtggtagtggtttaTCAACAAGTGAAACTACAAATAGTAGTACAGCAGCAGCAACAGCATCATCAAAACCATTAATATATGAACCAGCGGATGAAGATGTAATTGAAAAGATTTTAGATCATAGATTGAAAAAAGATTGTAGTGAGAATGAACCAGAGATATTTAATGTTGAAGATTATGAATTTTTAGTAAAATGGAAAGGTTGGGCATATATTCATAATACATGGGATGCTTATGagagtttaaataatttcaaaggTAATAAAAAACTTCAAAACTATGTCAAAGGTATATTGGATAACATTCAATGGAGACAAGAAGCCTCTAAGGAGGATATAGAACAAGCTGATATAACCAAAGAGTTGATGAAACAAGAGATTCAAGATTATACAATCGTTGAGAGAGTCATTGCACAAAGAGAGGTTGCACAATCAAGAGATCAAATtgtaaattcaacaacagcaatcgATCCATCCACTGGTGAATCAACGACTACAACAACCACGACAACAGCATCCAGTTCGGAATATAAATCGAATATACAATATTTAGTGAAATGGAAGGTGTTGGCTTATTCAGAGGTAACATGGGAGTATCCAGAAGATATTGCAGAATTTCAAACAGAGATTGATACATTTTTAATTCGCCAacaaaacaatcaaaatgCACCAATGAAAGCCAATACCATTAGTGCCAAAAAGAGATTGGATCAAGGTTTCACAAAGTTAGATACTCAACCATCTTGGATTTCAGCAGGTACATTACGTGATTATCAAATGGAGGGTTTAAATTGGTTGGTGCATAGTTGGATGAATAATACCAACGTTATTCTAGCGGATGAAATGGGGTTAGGTAAAACCATTCAAACTATATCGTTCCTTTCTTATCTTTTCAATGAACAAGACATTAAAGGTCCATTTTTAGTGGTGGTTCCATTgtcaacaattgaaaattggCAAAGAGAATTCGCAAAATGGGCACCAGCAATGAATGTCATTGTTTACACTGGCACCGGTCAAAGTAGAGATATCATTAGACTCTATGAATTTTATACCACCAATAGATTaggtaaaaagaaattgaatttcAATGTACTCTTAACAACATACGATTTCATTCTCAAGGATAAGAATACATTGGGTACGATAAAGTGGGAATTTTTAGCAGTTGATGAAGCTCATCGTTTAAAGAATAGTGAATCAGTACTTCATGAAGTATTGAAATTATACAATACCACCAATAGATTATTAGTAACAGGTACACCATTACAAAACTCTTTGAAAGAACTTTGGAATCTTTTGAACTTCTTAATGCCAAATAAATTCACATCACTAAAAGATTTTCAAGACCAATATTCCGATTTAAAAGAGAATGATCAAATTGCACAACTTCATTCAGTTTTAAAACCTCATTTACTTCGTAGAATTAAAAAGGATGTAGAGAAATCATTACCGCCAAAAACTGAACGTATTCTTCGTGTTGATCTTTCAAATGttcaaaagaaatattataaatggATTTTAACAAAGAATTTCCAAGAATTGAATAAAGGTAAAGGTGAGAAAACTACTCTTTTGAATATTATGACCGAACTAAAAAAGACTTGTAATCATCCATACCTTTATCAAAATGCAAGAGATGAGTGCGAATTGGGTGCCAAGGATCTGTTGGATTCAATGATTAGGGCAAGTGGTAAATTGGTACTTTTGGATAAGTTACTGATTCGTTTAAAGGAAACTGGTCATAgggttttaatattttcacaaATGGTTAGAATGTTGGATATTTTAGCAGACTATTTGAAAGGTCGTTCATTCCAATTCCAAAGATTAGATGGCTCTATGAGTCGTGAAAAGAGAAGTCAAGCTATGGATCGTTTCAATGCCGTGGATTCGCcagatttttgttttttacttTCCACTAAAGCCGGTGGTTTAggtattaatttatcaacagCCGATACAGTTATCATTTTCGATTCAGATTGGAATCCACAAAATGATTTACAAGCAGAGGCTAGAGCTCATCGTATTGGTCAAAAAAATCATGTAAATATTTATCGTTTAGTTTCAAAAAGTTCGGTCGAGGAGGATATCTTGGAGAGAGCAAAACAAAAGATGGTACTCGATCATTTGGTCATTCAAACCATGGAGAAATCACAAACTGCAAAATCAAATActccaaataattcaaatgtaTTCAATAAGGAGGAGTTGGAAGCAATCTTAAAATTTGGTGCCGAGGAGTTATTCAAAGAGACTGGTGAAGAAGCAAATCCAATCGAAGAGATGGATATCGATGAAATTCTATCAAGAGCTGAAACTCGTGAGGCATCGGATTCAACTACAGCTGGTGAAgaacttttaaattcatttagaGTTGCAAACTTTTCCACCACTTCAAAGGAGGAACAACAAAATGCAACTTGGGAGGATATCATACCCGATGCTGATCGTCAAAAAGCCGTTCAAGAGGAGAAGGATCAATTATTACTTTTGGGACCAAGAAGAAGAACTGAAACCTCTTCATCCACAGCTCCTACAAGAAATATATCGGATCCTGTGGTTATTACTGCTAGATTAAAGAAAGATATCAATCAAATCTACAATAAAAAGGagataaagattttaattcgTTCATTGAAAAAGTTTGGAACTCATAAACGTTGTAGAGAGATTTTAGCTGATGCCGATTTCCAAAATAAACCACTTAGACCTACCGAAGAAATTTGTAAAGAGATTATTGATGCTGCAGAAAAAGCAGTTAGAGATAATCAAGATTCCGATAAGATTCACCTTGTTTACAATGGTACCGATATAAATGCAACCGAATTTGTTCAACGTATTCAAGATATGGAGGTGTTGGCTGAACTTTGTCAACCTTGGATAAAGGATTATCAACAATTTAGAGTCACTTTTCCAATTAGACCAGTCAGTTGGACAATTAAATGGGGTCCAAAAGAAGATGCAATGCTCTTAATGGGTATCTATAAACATGGTGTTAGTAATTGGGAATCAATTCAAAAGGATACTTCATTAGGATTTGGTGATATCATTGAAATCGATAACACTGCACCATTACTCGATGCCAATGGTGTTCCAATaccttcaaataaattaaaaggtgCTGCATTACAAAGAAGAGTTGatagtttattaaaatctgcaaaagatatttcaaaaactactaataaaaaatcatcaaaacaaactaaagaaaaagaagaaggtgaatttaaaataccaAAGAAAAGAGGtagaaaatcaaaagaaattaaagaagttagtaataataatcataataataaagaaactaaagaaaataataatggtgataataataataataataataataacaatagtagtaataatagaaagaggacaacaaataataaatactctgacgatgatgatgatgatgacaatGACAAAGACAATGACAATGATGAGGATTATATGGAAGAAGAggagaaaaaagaaaaaaccaaaaatactAGAACCAAAAAGAGAATAAAGAGTGAAGAGCTACAAAAGGAAATTCTTTCACCTAAAAAGACTAGTTTTGGTAGATTATCAGTTCCACCAAATAAAATGGGTGAAAGATCACCATCAAaatcaactacaacaacaactacaactacaacctcatcttcaaaatcatcaaGAAATAGTAAACACCAttcagatgatgatgacgatgattaTAGAGATAAAGATTCCAATAGTGGTAGAGGAAGAGGTAGAGGTAGATCATCAAAtagttcatcatcatcatcatcatcatcacgtAATAAAAATCATGAAAGtgatgaagaggatgataaatattatgataaaaatttattaagaaAATGTCAACAATAtttatcaccaattaaagaattattggAGAATTTCAGATCACTTTCAGATTCAAAAGTTCAAATATCAAGAGAGGAAAAAGtttcaaaaacaaagaaatatCTTTTATCACTTGGTAAAGAGATTAGCATAATTTTAGATGAAAAGAAATCGGcaaatattaaagatttagATTCACATTTATGGTATTCAGCTTCAAAATATACAGCAAGTGGtggtaaagaattaaaatcattgtatgataaaatgaaaaaaagttcaagtagtaataatgatagtagtagtagtagtagttcaAGATCTTCcaattcatcttcatctaaTAATAGTAACTCCTCATCATCCTCAAAACCAGCATTAAAactaattataaataaaagtaaaaaataa